A genomic window from Struthio camelus isolate bStrCam1 chromosome 2, bStrCam1.hap1, whole genome shotgun sequence includes:
- the TOPBP1 gene encoding DNA topoisomerase 2-binding protein 1: MKGSKEPFFVKFIKSSGNSEFFFKALESIKEFQSEEHLQILEEEAALSINENDKSLYICDPFRGVVFSHLKKLGCRIVGPQAVLYCMQSQRCVPRAEYPVYNMTMADVTVSCTSLEKDVREEVHKYVQMMGGRVYRDLNVSVTHLIAGEVGSKKYLVAASLKKPILLPSWIKTLWDKSQQSIIRYTDINMEDYACPVFLGCTICVTGLSSSDRKEVQRLTAEHGGQYTGQLKMNECTHLIVQEPKGQKYECAKKWNVHCVSVQWFSDSIEKGFCQDETIYKIEAGSKLSSTPSTSTPTSHASKPDNHTLSDVSHISNINLSGVNETACSSAMSSRLDPSSDELESLDISSFQAPEDLLDGCRIYLCGFGGRKLDKMRRLINCGGGFRFNQLNEDVTHVILGEHKDELKRFLDKTTHRPHVVTAKWLLESFSKGFLLPVEQYIPLNYQMIENPILEQPGIKSILPKNNSLSKKEAVNVVKHQKADEDDFLSQYVNNDSTLVEGEKLTSSNFKDVTRLSIQEENQSSVYNGSLGEASAAVEGHLFVRKRFLLLGFGEEEESCIADLIKENAGKIVSPQSRTIADYAVVPLLGCTVKPTVGEVVTNTWLITCVEQQLLLDPQSSPLFTPVPVMEGVTPLEDCVLSFSQFTGAERDSLVYLAGLLGARVQEFFVRRANAKKGMFASTHLVVKEPDGSKYEAAKKWNLPAVTVAWLLQSARRGKRADESKFLVENTDAEDKESFVTRPSKTLATVPSPDSPEQPTYLLEAGKKPAVTPLDINRFQSKAFQTVISHHIGKKTTPFAEGVLPQKEPSLHLDTPSKFLSKDKLFKPSFDVKDALAALETPGGLCQKSRKLSTPLSEVIGRNLKLALANSTRHTVALTTSPRLKAAQPEVEEDSKPLADVVICVSKKLSKKQSELNAVAASLGADYRWCFDETVTHFIYKGGQNDNNKEYRSVKERGIHIVSEHWLLESAQEYKRLPESLFPHTYNPKMSLDISAVHDARFSSSSILPSSGKPAKENEIIPVGEDDAEDDATTDQIKETVPTEGEQVVASEAKGVLTQTLEMRENFQRQLQEIMSATSIVKPQGQRGSLSRNSFDGFPTTPDGTRSVRNGRSRVLEALRQSRQALTDINTEPSQSEQIIWDDPTAREERARLVSNFQWPNSPSQYTEQVQNNANKNVDESAFKGSLADAEIAGIEVPEAGDGDLIEGLKNPVCRDLETPIKEDNFIPTPQAPSIAFPLANPPVAPQPKEKTITEDEKADEEPEKQRKFQLSSLNPQERFDYCHLIEELGGIVLEKQCFDPSCTHIVVGHPLRNEKFLASMAAGKWVLHRSYLEACRRAGCFVQEEDYEWGSNSILNVLSGINVNQKKLALAAMRWRKKIHKGRQETGIVEGAFSGWKVILNVDQTKEAGFRRLLQSGGAKVFSGHSVSLFKEATHLFADFSKLKPDDTRVNVAEAAAQGVNCLKPEYIADYLIQEPPPPMESYCLPEAESCLQNNKELGTGLSQKRKAVGEMSRVKRSRIH; the protein is encoded by the exons ATGAAAGGTAGTAAGGAGCCGTTCTTTGTGAAGTTCATAAAGTCTTCTGGAAACTcggagtttttttttaaagctcttgag TCCATAAAAGAATTTCAGTCAGAAGAACATCTGCAGATCCTTGAAGAAGAAGCAGCGCTCAGTATAAACGAAAATGATAAATCCCTTTACATTTGCGATCCTTTTAGAGGCGTTGTTTTCAGTCATCTCAAAAAG CTCGGTTGTAGAATTGTTGGACCACAGGCAGTCCTATATTGTATGCAGTCCCAGCGATGCGTCCCAAGAGCTGAATATCCTGTGTATAACATGACCATGGCCGATGTAACAGTATCCTGTACCAGCCTTGAAAAAGATGTTAGG GAAGAAGTTCATAAATATGTGCAGATGATGGGTGGACGTGTGTACAGAGACCTCAATGTGTCAGTAACTCACCTTATAGCTGGAGAAGTTGGTAGTAAGAAATACTTAGTAGCTGCTTCTCTAAAAAAACCTATTTTGCTGCCTTCTTGGATTAAGACACTGTGGGATAAGTCTcaacaaag caTAATTAGATATACTGATATTAACATGGAAGACTACGCCTGTCCTGTGTTCCTTGGCTGTACAATTTGCGTAACTGGCTTAAGTAGTTCAGACAGGAAGGAAGTCCAGCGCCTCACCGCTGAACATGGTGGGCAGTATACAGGGCAGCTCAAGATGAATGAATGTACTCACCTCATAGTTCAAGAACCAAAAG GTCAGAAATACGAATGTGCCAAAAAATGGAACGTGCATTGTGTGTCTGTGCAGTGGTTTTCTGACAGTATTGAGAAAGGCTTCTGTCAGGATGAGACAATATATAAAATAGAGGCTGGATCAAAACTAAGTAGTACACCCAGTACATCAACACCTACAAGTCACGCCAGCAAGCCCGATA atcATACTCTTTCGGACGTCAGCCACATTTCCAATATCAATTTGAGTGGTGTTAATGAAACTGCATGTAGTTCTGCTATGAGCAGCAGGCTGGATCCTTCTTCCGATGAGCTGGAAAGCTTGGATATAAGTTCTTTTCAAGCCCCTGAAGATTTACTAGATGGGTGTCGA ATCTATCTGTGTGGCTTTGGTGGCAGGAAGTTAGATAAGATGAGAAGACTTATTAACTGTGGTGGTGGTTTTCGATTTAATCAGCTTAATGAAGATGTCACCCATGTCATTTTAGGGGAACATAAGGATGAGCTGAAACGCTTCTTGGACAAGACAACTCACAG GCCTCATGTAGTGACAGCAAAATGGTTACTGGAGTCATTCAGTAAAGGCTTTCTACTTCCAGTGGAGCAATATATTCCTCTAAACTACCAGATGATAGAAAATCCAATTTTAGAGCAACCTGGAATAAAATCAATTCTTCCCAAAAATAACAGTCTCTCGAAGAAAGAAGCTGTGAACGTTGTAAAACACCAGAAAGCTGATGAAGATGACTTCCTCTCTCAATATGTAAATAATGATTCTACGTTAG ttgaagGTGAAAAACTAACATCTAGTAACTTCAAAGATGTTACTCGCTTGTCTATTCAAGAAGAGAATCAATCTTCTGTGTATAATGGTTCCTTGGGAGAGGCTTCTGCAGCGGTTGAAGGACACTTATTTGTCAGAAAGAGATTTCTTCTTTTGGGTTTTGGTGAAGAGGAGGAGTCCTGCATTGCAGATCTTATAAAGGAGAATGCTGGGAAAATTGTGTCGCCGCAAAGCAGAACCATTGCAGACTATGCTGTGGTACCCTTGTTGGGGTGCACTGTGAAGCCAACTGTTGGAGAGGTTGTTACTAATACATGGCTG ATAACATGTGTGGAACAGCAGCTCCTTTTAGATCCCCAGTCCAGTCCACTGTTCACACCAGTCCCAGTAATGGAAGGAGTCACTCCCCTGGAAGATTGTGTTCTTTCATTTAGCCAGTTCACTGGTGCAGAGAGAGACTCCCTGGTGTATTTGGCAGGATTGCTAGGAGCAAG AGTACAAGAATTTTTTGTGCGAAGAGCCAATGCAAAAAAGGGAATGTTTGCTAGTACTCATCTGGTGGTGAAAGAGCCGGATGGGTCCAAGTATGAAGCTGCAAAGAAGTGGAATTTGCCTGCAGTCACTGTAGCTTGGCTTTTGCAGTctgcaaggagaggaaagagggcagATGAAAGCAAGTTTTTAGTCGAAAACACAGATGCTGAAG ataAGGAGAGCTTTGTTACTCGGCCTAGCAAGACACTTGCAACTGTTCCATCTCCAGATTCTCCAGAACAACCTACCTATCTCCTtgaagctggaaaaaaaccaGCTGTGACCCCTCTTGATATCAACAGGTTCCAGAGTAAAGCTTTCCAAACTGTAATCTCTCATCATATTGGGAAGAAGACAACCCCTTTTGCAGAAGGGGTACTGCCACAGAAAGAACCATCTTTACACCTTGATACACCATCCAAATTTCTTTCCAAAGACAAGTTATTCAAGCCTTCTTTTGATGTAAAG GATGCTCTGGCAGCTTTGGAAACTCCGGGAGGTCTCTGTCAAAAATCCAGGAAGTTGAGTACACCTCTCTCTGAAGTCATTGGCAGAAACTTGAAATTGGCACTAGCAAACAGCACACGGCATACAGTAGCTCTTACTACCAGTCCTCGGTTGAAGGCTGCACAACCAGAAGtg GAAGAAGATTCCAAGCCTTTGGCTGATGTTGTTATATGTGTTAGTAAAAAACTTAGCAAGAAGCAAAGTGAACTGAATGCGGTAGCAGCTTCTCTTGGGGCAGACTACAG atGGTGCTTTGATGAAACAGTGACGCACTTCATCTACAAGGGAGGACAAAACGACAACAACAAGGAGTACAGATCTGTTAAGGAAAGGGGTATACACATTGTTTCAGAACACTGGCTTTTAGAG AGTGCCCAAGAATATAAACGGCTTCCCGAATCTCTCTTTCCTCACACTTACAATCCCAAAATGAGCCTGGACATCAGTGCAGTGCACGATGCCAGATTCTCTTCCTCTAGTATACTTCCATCAAGTGGAAAACCAGCCAAGGAAAATGAG ATTATTCCAGTGGGTGAAGATGACGCTGAAGATGATGCAACTACTGACCAAATAAAGGAAACGGTCCCTACGGAGGGAGAACAAGTTGTAGCAAGTGAAGCCAAAGGAG TGTTAACTCAAACCCTAGAAATGAGAGAGAATTTCCAAAGGCAGCTGCAGGAGATCATGTCTGCCACATCAATAGTGAAACCACAAGGACAAAGAGGATCCCTCTCAAGGAACAGTTTTGATGGTTTTCCAACCACCCCTGATGGCACGAGATCTGTGCGAAATGGCCGCAGTAGGGTCTTGGAAGCTCTAAG GCAGTCCCGGCAAGCACTTACCGACATAAACACAGAGCCATCACAGAGTGAGCAGATCATCTGGGACGATCCTACTGCAAGGGAGGAGAGAGCAAGACTTGTCAGCAACTTTCAGTGGCCTAATAGTCCTTCCCAGTACACTGAGCAAGTTCAGAATAACGCCAATAAGAACGTGGATGAGTCTGCCTTCAAAGGCTCCTTAGCTGATGCCGAGATTGCTGGTATAG AGGTTCCTGAGGCTGGGGATGGAGATTTGATTGAAGGTCTAAAGAATCCTGTATGTAGAGATCTTGAAACACCCATTAAAGAAGATAACTTTATTCCCACTCCACAGGCCCCCAGCATTGCTTTCCCACTGGCTAACCCTCCTGTGGCACCACAACCCAAAGAGAAG ACTATTACAGAAGATGAAAAGGCTGATGAAGAACCAGAAAAACAGCGTAAATTTCAGCTGTCTTCTCTTAATCCTCAAGAACGATTTGATTACTGCCATCTGATTGAGGAATTAG GTGGAATAGTGCTTGAGAAACAGTGCTTTGATCCAAGTTGTACACACATTGTTGTGGGACATCCTCTACGAAATGAAAAATTCTTGGCCTCGATGGCAGCTGGGAAGTGGGTACTTCATCGTTCCTACCTGGAGGCATGTAGAAGAGCTGGCTGCTTTGTTCAG GAAGAAGATTATGAGTGGGGAAGTAATTCCATACTTAATGTTTTGTCTGGAATCAATGTAAACCAGAAGAAACTAGCACTCGCAGCCATGAGATGGAGGAAGAAAATTCATAAAGGGAGGCAAGAAACTGGTATTGTTGAG
- the LOC104152487 gene encoding C-C chemokine receptor type 5: MADSLEMENYTTDLDSLLLTTEFDYGAATACKNTEERHFAGKFLPPLYSLVVIFGLIGNVLVVLILVKYKRLKSMTDIYLLNLAISDLLFIFSLPFWAYYAAQEWIFGDALCRILSGVYLLGFYSGIFFIILLTIDRYLAIVHAVFALKARTVTYGILTSTVTWVVALSVSLPGFFFHKSQKEYSRYTCSAHYPPDQRNAWKQFLTLKMNILGLIVPMLIMICSYTQIIKTLLQCRNEKKHKAVRLIFIIMIFYFFFWAPYNITILLRDFQVSLSLNTCEINGQLGKAIQVTETISMIHCCINPVIYAFAGEKFRKYLHCFFRKHIATRFSKYCPVFYADTAERASSTYTQSTGEQEVSAAL; the protein is encoded by the exons ATGGCAGATTCACTGG agATGGAAAACTACACGACCGACTTAGACAGCTTGCTACTGACAACAGAATTTGACTATGGTGCTGCAACAGCATGCAAGAATACCGAGGAAAGGCACTTTGCAGGAAAATTTTTGCCACCGCTTTACTCCTTGGTGGTGATATTCGGCCTCATCGGCAACGTGCTTGTTGTCCTTATCCTGGTAAAATACAAGCGACTGAAGAGCATGACCGACATCTACCTGCTCAATTTGGCAATTTCTGATTTGCTGTTTatattttccctccctttttgggCTTATTATGCCGCCCAGGAGTGGATTTTTGGAGACGCACTCTGTAGAATTCTCTCAGGCGTCTACCTCCTTGGCTTCTACAGTGGGATCTTTTTCATAATCCTGTTGACCATAGACAGGTATCTGGCCATAGTGCATGCAGTGTTTGCTTTAAAAGCCAGGACAGTTACCTATGGCATCCTCACCAGCACTGTCACGTGGGTTGTTGCTCTTTCAGTCTCTCTCCCAGGCTTCTTTTTTCACAAAAGCCAAAAGGAATATTCACGTTATACATGCAGTGCTCATTATCCACCAGATCAAAGAAATGCATGGAAGCAGTTCTTGACCTTAAAGATGAACATACTGGGACTTATTGTCCCCATGCTCATTATGATCTGCAGCTACACACAAATTATAAAGACATTACTGCAATGTAGGAATGAGAAGAAACATAAAGCAGTCAGGCTCATTTTTATCATCatgattttctacttttttttctgggCACCATACAATATCACTATTCTCTTGCGTGATTTTCAAGTGTCATTATCCCTCAATACTTGTGAAATCAATGGTCAACTGGGGAAAGCCATCCAAGTGACAGAAACAATTTCAATGATCCACTGTTGTATCAATCCTGTGATCTATGCCTTTGCTGGAGAAAAGTTTAGGAAGTACCTTCATTGCTTTTTCCGAAAGCACATTGCAACCCGCTTCTCTAAATATTGTCCAGTTTTCTATGCTGACACAGCTGAACGGGCTAGCTCCACCTACACACAGTCCACTGGAGAGCAAGAAGTTTCTGCTGCATTGTAA